A window of Pusillimonas sp. T7-7 contains these coding sequences:
- the tssF gene encoding type VI secretion system baseplate subunit TssF, which yields MQPRLLEYYNRELEYLRELGAEFAERYPKVAGRLAMNGTEVADPYVERLLEGFSFLTARIQMKMDAEFPRFSQRLMDVAYPNYLAPVPSMTVVQFAPSMNEGTLATGFRLPRGTVLRAGLTQGEQTRCEFSTAHELTLWPIRVESAELTGPPVDLPLSRLGLSGRGSPVRAALRIRIALCGGSLLHELDLDQLMFYLNGQDVQMSRLLELAVGHTVAVLCHDTSRPVSSIERLPKSVVRHEGFDTEQALLPADARLFQGYRLLQEYFAFPDRYRFFSINGLGPALERIGASQTCKAFELTVLLDSSVPELENLITAEHLALHCTPAINLVSRRADRIAVSTREHEHHVVVERSSPRDYEVFSVNKVIGHISSDEQQEFRPFYSSVEKDGGDYGAYFSLRREARVLSDMGKREGTRTAYTGSEVFLSLVDRNEAPHSEKLRHLSVETLCTNRDLPLLLPRGGETDFTLRISAPVSSVRILKGPTRPRPALTDSATTWRLISHMGLNYLSLVDVDEQQGAHAMRELLSLYTNMADAATSRQISGLRSVRIKAMHRHLPVPGPLLMGRGVKIDVSVDETAFAGISPFMFGAVLEQFFARHVSINMMTEMSLSTLQRGQLARWSVRLGGRPAV from the coding sequence ATGCAGCCGCGTCTGCTTGAATACTACAACCGGGAACTCGAGTATCTGCGGGAGTTGGGCGCCGAGTTTGCCGAGCGCTATCCCAAGGTAGCCGGGCGGCTGGCCATGAACGGCACTGAGGTGGCAGACCCTTATGTGGAGCGTCTGCTGGAAGGCTTCAGCTTCTTGACGGCGCGCATCCAGATGAAGATGGATGCGGAGTTTCCCCGCTTTTCACAGCGCTTGATGGATGTGGCGTATCCTAACTATCTGGCGCCTGTGCCTTCCATGACAGTGGTGCAGTTCGCACCCAGCATGAATGAAGGGACGCTGGCGACCGGCTTCCGCTTACCGCGTGGCACTGTACTGCGCGCAGGCCTGACTCAGGGAGAGCAGACCCGTTGTGAGTTTTCCACTGCGCACGAGCTGACCTTATGGCCCATACGTGTTGAAAGTGCGGAGCTGACGGGGCCACCGGTAGATCTTCCTTTGAGCCGCCTGGGTCTGTCAGGTCGCGGCTCGCCTGTGCGGGCTGCGCTGCGCATACGCATTGCATTATGTGGAGGCTCCTTGCTGCATGAGCTGGACCTGGATCAGCTGATGTTCTACCTGAACGGGCAGGACGTGCAAATGAGCCGTTTGCTGGAGCTGGCAGTCGGCCATACGGTTGCCGTGCTATGCCATGATACGAGCCGGCCGGTAAGTAGTATTGAACGCCTGCCCAAATCAGTGGTCCGCCATGAAGGCTTCGATACGGAGCAGGCTCTTTTACCTGCCGATGCGCGGCTGTTCCAGGGCTATCGCCTGTTGCAGGAATACTTTGCTTTCCCCGATCGCTATCGTTTTTTCAGCATCAACGGCCTCGGGCCGGCATTGGAGCGAATAGGCGCCAGCCAGACCTGCAAGGCGTTTGAACTGACCGTCTTGCTGGACAGCAGCGTGCCTGAACTGGAGAATCTGATTACGGCTGAGCATTTGGCCCTGCACTGTACTCCCGCCATCAACCTGGTTTCCAGGAGAGCAGACCGGATTGCAGTCAGTACACGCGAACATGAACATCATGTGGTGGTTGAGCGTTCCAGCCCTCGGGATTATGAAGTGTTCAGCGTGAACAAAGTCATAGGCCATATCTCGTCGGATGAGCAGCAGGAATTTCGTCCCTTTTACAGTTCGGTCGAGAAGGACGGCGGCGACTACGGCGCCTACTTCTCGCTCCGTCGCGAAGCCCGTGTGTTGTCCGATATGGGCAAACGCGAGGGCACGCGCACGGCCTACACCGGCAGCGAAGTCTTTCTTTCCCTGGTAGACCGCAATGAAGCGCCTCACTCCGAAAAGCTGCGTCATTTAAGCGTGGAAACCTTATGTACCAATCGTGATTTGCCGTTGTTGCTGCCCCGCGGCGGCGAGACCGATTTCACGCTGAGGATTTCGGCGCCTGTATCGTCGGTGCGTATTCTTAAAGGGCCAACCCGGCCCCGGCCGGCACTGACCGACAGCGCAACAACCTGGCGCTTGATCAGTCATATGGGCCTCAATTATTTGAGCCTGGTCGACGTCGATGAGCAGCAGGGCGCGCATGCCATGCGCGAGTTGCTCAGCCTTTACACCAATATGGCCGATGCCGCGACCAGCCGGCAAATTTCCGGCTTGCGGAGTGTCCGCATCAAGGCGATGCATCGCCATTTACCCGTGCCGGGCCCCTTGCTGATGGGGCGAGGCGTGAAAATTGACGTCAGTGTCGATGAAACAGCCTTTGCCGGCATCAGTCCCTTTATGTTTGGGGCTGTACTGGAACAGTTTTTTGCGCGTCATGTGTCCATAAATATGATGACGGAAATGAGCTTGTCCACGCTGCAGCGTGGACAGCTTGCCCGTTGGTCGGTTCGCCTGGGCGGCCGCCCAGCAGTCTGA
- the tssJ gene encoding type VI secretion system lipoprotein TssJ: protein MITWLRTQLSTAQSTSFSKPKVQRGGAMLLCLILAGCAATASRLAVPYVVELHAMPDVNPGTNGEAAPIQLTVYELKSISKFQSTGYFDLQGDAQAALGEELLGVSRVILRPGESEVITRPGDVSAKALGIVAGYRELDSSQWRMLVELPESRRTNIYKFWQFSPGEKRITIEVGERGMTLVPND, encoded by the coding sequence ATGATTACATGGCTGCGCACACAGCTTTCCACAGCACAAAGCACGTCCTTCAGCAAACCCAAGGTACAACGAGGGGGCGCCATGCTTCTTTGTTTGATTTTGGCGGGATGCGCGGCAACAGCAAGCCGCCTGGCCGTACCCTACGTGGTTGAACTGCATGCCATGCCTGATGTGAACCCGGGAACCAATGGCGAGGCGGCCCCCATACAGCTGACGGTATACGAGCTGAAATCGATCAGCAAATTCCAGTCGACAGGTTATTTTGACTTGCAGGGCGATGCGCAAGCAGCGCTGGGCGAAGAGCTGCTGGGTGTCAGCCGCGTCATTCTGAGGCCTGGCGAATCGGAAGTCATTACCCGTCCTGGTGACGTAAGCGCCAAGGCACTGGGCATCGTGGCGGGATATCGCGAACTTGATTCAAGCCAATGGCGCATGCTTGTTGAGCTGCCCGAGTCCAGGCGCACAAATATCTACAAGTTCTGGCAGTTCTCGCCAGGAGAAAAACGTATCACGATCGAAGTCGGAGAGCGTGGCATGACGCTCGTTCCCAACGATTGA
- a CDS encoding TssQ family T6SS-associated lipoprotein — translation MTHNILTPMAALLAALVLSACAHGPHDPAAAATPAQKEALASLEQDYNAGNYANVAQTVGLSVELQSAPPSVQIPALKLQAFSYCLQSNTIQCRRSFDRLLQRHPDFDLAESERNHPMWGPVFAEAKDHS, via the coding sequence ATGACACACAACATCCTGACACCCATGGCCGCCCTGCTGGCCGCTCTGGTATTGAGCGCCTGCGCCCATGGGCCGCACGACCCGGCCGCTGCTGCCACACCCGCGCAAAAAGAAGCCCTGGCCTCTCTTGAGCAGGACTACAACGCTGGAAACTACGCGAACGTTGCCCAGACGGTGGGTTTGTCTGTTGAGCTGCAAAGCGCCCCGCCTAGTGTGCAGATACCAGCGCTAAAGCTGCAGGCATTCAGCTATTGCCTGCAAAGCAACACTATCCAGTGCAGGCGCAGCTTCGACAGGCTGCTGCAACGCCATCCGGACTTCGATCTGGCGGAGTCCGAGCGCAACCATCCCATGTGGGGCCCCGTATTTGCAGAAGCAAAGGACCATTCATGA
- a CDS encoding FHA domain-containing protein yields the protein MRLVATYIPTAQAAAFDFTEPGGTIGRCPGNHLLLSEDTRVGRIQAVVRIKDGAWSLKNVSSRADIMINGQALPLLQEIPIARGDTLMIGDYMLRAAVPSESAAAAEQITDPEPPAQESGQEAQDIARDDASDIFKELLDGPGVLPVGQPAETGNLHPFELASQAPRNHPDPIQQMQGDHRSTAYSDVAYGPLNTEPERYDNHIFSNPTPSALNFDDPLAPQRKNLIDEALAHGHASGAHHENR from the coding sequence ATGAGACTCGTTGCCACCTATATACCGACCGCACAGGCGGCCGCATTCGATTTCACGGAGCCGGGCGGCACGATAGGCCGATGCCCGGGCAACCACCTGCTGCTTAGTGAAGACACGCGCGTGGGTCGCATCCAGGCGGTCGTTCGTATCAAGGATGGCGCCTGGAGCCTGAAAAATGTATCAAGCCGGGCAGACATCATGATCAATGGCCAGGCTTTGCCACTGCTGCAGGAAATACCCATTGCCCGCGGCGATACCCTGATGATCGGCGACTACATGCTGCGGGCTGCTGTCCCATCGGAATCAGCCGCAGCAGCAGAACAAATAACTGACCCGGAGCCACCGGCACAAGAGTCAGGGCAGGAGGCCCAAGATATCGCTCGGGACGACGCCTCGGACATCTTCAAGGAGTTGCTGGATGGACCCGGTGTGCTGCCTGTGGGCCAGCCCGCTGAAACCGGTAATCTGCATCCCTTTGAGCTGGCCTCGCAGGCGCCACGCAACCATCCCGACCCCATACAGCAGATGCAAGGCGATCATCGCTCGACGGCTTATAGCGACGTGGCATACGGGCCTTTGAACACTGAGCCCGAGCGCTACGACAACCATATCTTCAGCAATCCTACGCCCAGCGCCCTGAATTTTGATGATCCCCTGGCGCCCCAGCGCAAGAATCTGATTGACGAAGCGCTGGCGCATGGTCACGCCAGCGGCGCTCATCACGAAAACCGGTAG
- the tssH gene encoding type VI secretion system ATPase TssH, with product MSDISRVELFGKLGDVMYRTLDGAATFCKLRHHSHVELVHWLHQLTHSQNTDLHAIMAYFELDAAVVDTGILKALDQLPQGAGSVSDLSGHIDEAVERAWIYASLKYSMMRIRSGHLMAGLLKTSSLRHVLFGISPEFKKIVPDLLLMKFDEIVQGSSEQDASAQAAPQLDSGKASQGAVALAQYAVDLTARARTGQIDPVSGRNEEIRQIIDILMRRRQNNPLLTGEAGVGKTAVIEGLALRLAHGDVPPALREVSLYMLDLGLLQAGASMKGEFEARLRSIIDAIQFSEKPIVLFIDEIHTLVGAGGAAGTGDAANLLKPVLARGQLRTIGATTWSEYKKYIEKDPALTRRFQPVQIAEPSEEQAVVMLRGLARILGEHHKVLLLDEAIDAAVRLSYRYIPARQLPDKAVALLDTACARVAVSQHAVPADLEDCRREIEALEIELDMLEREQKLGIEHLVRNEQVQARLASSQERLAVLDGRWQTEHVLVTQLHGLQTALHEAGSELDEQVRLRAELDELRQQLARHQGEAPLIFPSVDAAAVAAVVAEWTGIPVGRMLRDEAASVLQLAETLEKRVVGQRHGLDAIARRIETSRAKLTDPNKPVGVFLLCGPSGVGKTETALALADTLYGGEQNVIAINMSEFQESHTVSTLKGAPPGYVGYGEGGGLTEAVRRRPYSVILLDEVEKAHPDVHEIFFQVFDKGWMEDGEGRYIDFRHTVIILTSNVGSDRMAAMCRDPEQLPSPDQLQQALRQPLLQMFPAALLGRLIVVPYYSLPDSMLAQIVVLQLERIRARLMDNHQVQMTVQPEVIDLIVERCTEVESGGRMIDSILSNTVLPRVSRELLTAAVGAQSISAVTLAAEDGEFVYRFS from the coding sequence ATGTCAGACATAAGCCGTGTAGAACTTTTTGGTAAGCTGGGTGATGTCATGTACCGGACGCTTGACGGCGCCGCGACATTCTGCAAATTGCGTCATCACTCCCACGTCGAGCTGGTGCATTGGCTGCATCAGCTGACCCACTCCCAGAACACTGATCTGCATGCCATCATGGCGTATTTCGAGCTGGATGCGGCGGTGGTTGATACCGGCATTCTGAAGGCACTGGATCAATTGCCGCAGGGTGCGGGTTCTGTATCCGACCTGTCAGGGCATATTGATGAGGCTGTTGAAAGAGCATGGATATATGCCTCGCTAAAGTACAGCATGATGCGGATACGCAGCGGACACCTGATGGCCGGCTTGCTAAAGACCTCCAGCCTGCGTCATGTGCTGTTTGGCATATCGCCCGAGTTCAAGAAGATTGTGCCTGACTTGTTGTTGATGAAGTTTGATGAGATCGTGCAAGGTTCCTCTGAGCAGGATGCAAGCGCACAGGCTGCTCCGCAGCTTGACTCCGGCAAGGCCTCGCAGGGCGCCGTGGCCTTGGCTCAGTATGCAGTGGATTTGACCGCGCGTGCCCGGACGGGCCAGATCGACCCGGTATCGGGGCGCAATGAGGAAATCCGGCAGATCATCGACATTTTGATGCGGCGTCGCCAGAATAATCCCTTGCTTACTGGCGAGGCCGGCGTGGGCAAGACCGCCGTGATCGAGGGGCTTGCCCTGCGCCTTGCCCACGGCGATGTGCCGCCCGCTTTGCGTGAAGTATCTTTGTACATGCTGGATTTGGGGCTGTTGCAGGCCGGCGCGAGTATGAAGGGCGAGTTCGAGGCGCGACTCCGTTCCATCATTGACGCCATACAATTCAGCGAAAAACCCATAGTGCTGTTCATTGATGAAATCCACACGTTGGTGGGCGCGGGCGGTGCTGCCGGCACGGGGGACGCGGCCAATTTGCTCAAGCCGGTTCTGGCCCGTGGCCAGCTGCGAACCATAGGCGCCACGACCTGGTCTGAATACAAGAAATATATCGAGAAAGATCCTGCGCTCACGCGCCGATTTCAGCCTGTGCAGATTGCCGAGCCTTCAGAAGAGCAGGCGGTTGTCATGCTGCGTGGACTGGCGCGCATTTTGGGCGAACATCACAAGGTGCTATTGCTTGACGAGGCCATTGACGCCGCGGTGCGCTTGTCTTATCGCTATATCCCGGCGCGGCAATTGCCGGATAAGGCCGTTGCCCTGCTTGATACTGCATGCGCCCGGGTAGCGGTCAGCCAGCATGCCGTGCCGGCTGACCTGGAGGATTGCAGGCGCGAGATTGAAGCGCTGGAAATCGAGCTCGATATGCTGGAGCGCGAGCAGAAACTGGGCATCGAACACCTGGTCCGCAATGAGCAGGTGCAGGCGCGTTTGGCGTCCAGCCAGGAAAGGCTGGCTGTGCTGGACGGCCGCTGGCAGACCGAGCACGTGCTGGTAACGCAGCTGCATGGGCTGCAGACTGCCTTGCATGAAGCGGGATCGGAGCTTGATGAGCAGGTTCGCCTGCGTGCAGAGCTGGACGAGCTGCGCCAGCAACTTGCCCGGCATCAGGGCGAGGCACCGCTTATTTTTCCGTCAGTCGATGCGGCTGCCGTGGCAGCGGTAGTGGCCGAATGGACCGGTATTCCCGTAGGACGGATGCTGCGTGACGAGGCCGCTTCCGTGCTGCAACTGGCCGAAACGCTGGAGAAAAGGGTGGTGGGGCAGCGCCATGGGCTTGACGCGATTGCCAGGCGCATAGAAACCTCGCGGGCCAAGCTGACTGATCCGAACAAGCCTGTGGGGGTCTTCTTGCTGTGTGGGCCTAGCGGCGTAGGGAAAACGGAAACCGCCCTGGCACTGGCCGATACCCTGTATGGTGGAGAACAGAATGTGATTGCCATCAATATGAGCGAGTTCCAGGAGTCTCATACTGTTTCAACGCTGAAAGGTGCGCCACCGGGATACGTGGGTTACGGCGAGGGGGGGGGGCTGACGGAAGCAGTGCGGCGACGACCCTATAGTGTGATTTTGCTCGACGAAGTCGAGAAAGCACACCCTGATGTACACGAAATCTTCTTCCAGGTCTTTGACAAGGGCTGGATGGAGGATGGCGAGGGCCGTTATATCGACTTCAGACATACGGTCATCATTCTGACCTCTAACGTTGGTTCCGACCGCATGGCGGCCATGTGCCGCGATCCTGAGCAGTTGCCATCACCCGATCAGTTACAGCAAGCCTTGCGCCAGCCTTTGCTGCAGATGTTTCCTGCCGCTTTGCTGGGGCGCTTGATTGTCGTGCCGTATTACTCGCTGCCAGACAGCATGCTGGCGCAGATTGTGGTTTTGCAGCTGGAGCGGATACGTGCTCGCCTGATGGACAACCATCAAGTACAGATGACGGTCCAGCCTGAAGTCATTGATCTGATTGTGGAGCGGTGCACTGAGGTTGAGTCCGGCGGACGGATGATAGACAGCATACTGAGCAATACCGTTCTGCCCAGGGTGAGTCGCGAGCTGCTCACCGCAGCGGTGGGCGCACAGTCTATCTCAGCGGTGACATTGGCTGCAGAAGACGGTGAGTTTGTCTACCGGTTTTCGTGA
- the tssG gene encoding type VI secretion system baseplate subunit TssG → MRSAYNEIEHTSGIKPDAVVAGPADLPEGFWGRLTENPYAHDLFRVLRWIDARAGARKPLGRASTPRDEPVRMRQTPSMAFAPSTLSAASCDDPDGIRELSIYSFGLFGPNGPLPLHLTEYARGRIHHHGDDTLTAFADVFHHRLILLFYRAWADAQSTVSLDHAGQQFSRYLASLLHMGTDGQQGRDSIPDHAKYYMAGHLLRQTRNPEGLQLILHTYFAVPVQIREFIPQWIHLEQDQQLMLGDAEAALGRSTLLGMAVRDAQHKFRIELGPLRIESYMQLLPGARQARQLLDWVRQYVGLEYEWDVLLVLDQRDVHGLALGQSTPLGLSSWLGLRDPLRGDARDVVLNLEQRIRAA, encoded by the coding sequence ATGCGCAGCGCTTACAATGAAATAGAGCACACCTCGGGTATCAAGCCCGATGCAGTTGTGGCCGGGCCAGCCGATTTACCCGAAGGGTTCTGGGGCCGCTTGACTGAAAACCCGTATGCACATGATCTGTTTCGTGTGCTGCGATGGATAGACGCCCGGGCTGGCGCCCGTAAACCACTGGGCCGGGCGAGTACGCCCCGTGATGAGCCCGTGCGGATGCGACAGACACCCAGCATGGCGTTCGCCCCGTCTACGCTGTCGGCGGCATCTTGCGATGACCCGGATGGTATACGCGAGCTGTCGATCTACAGTTTTGGGCTGTTTGGACCGAACGGACCTTTGCCCCTGCACCTGACGGAGTATGCGCGGGGGCGGATACATCATCATGGCGACGACACGCTGACGGCCTTTGCGGATGTTTTTCATCACAGGCTGATTCTGCTGTTTTACCGTGCCTGGGCAGATGCCCAGAGTACTGTGAGTCTGGACCATGCGGGCCAGCAATTCAGCCGCTACCTGGCCAGTTTGCTGCATATGGGTACGGACGGGCAGCAGGGCCGGGACAGCATTCCGGATCATGCAAAGTACTACATGGCGGGTCATCTGCTGCGGCAGACGCGCAACCCGGAAGGGCTGCAGCTAATCTTGCATACCTATTTTGCCGTACCGGTGCAGATTCGCGAATTCATTCCCCAATGGATACATCTGGAGCAGGACCAGCAACTGATGCTGGGCGATGCCGAGGCGGCGTTGGGGCGCAGCACGCTGCTGGGCATGGCAGTGCGCGATGCTCAGCATAAGTTCCGTATTGAACTGGGACCCTTGCGTATTGAATCTTATATGCAGCTCTTACCAGGCGCCAGGCAAGCCCGGCAGCTACTGGACTGGGTGCGCCAGTATGTTGGCCTGGAGTACGAGTGGGATGTGCTGTTGGTGCTCGATCAGCGTGATGTGCATGGACTGGCATTGGGACAGTCAACACCACTGGGCCTGTCCAGCTGGCTGGGCTTGCGCGATCCGCTACGAGGCGATGCGCGTGATGTCGTGTTGAATCTTGAGCAACGCATAAGGGCTGCTTGA
- the tssC gene encoding type VI secretion system contractile sheath large subunit produces the protein MNAQTQNTALQELPEDLYLEQADGLSALLQKEFKPKTDQAREAVEHAVKTLAQQALEHSVTMSSDAYQSIQAIIAEIDNKLSEQINLILHHEQFQQLEGAWRGLHYLVNNSETDEMLKIRAMCITKKELGRTLKRHKGVGWDQSPIFKRVYEEEYGQFGGEPLGCLVGDYYFDHSPQDIELLGEIAKVSAAAHCPFISGASPDVMQMDSWQELANPRDLTNIFTNTEYAAWRSLRESEDSRYVGLAMPRFLSRLPYGARTNPVDEFDFEEETDGASHDRYTWSNSAYAMAANINRSFKEYGWCTSIRGVESGGAVENMLCHTFPTDDGGVDMKCPTEIAISDRREAELAKSGFMPLVHRKNSDFAAFIGAQSLQKPAEYYDADASANARLSARLPYLFACCRFAHYLKCIVRDKIGSFRERDDMERWLNDWIMNYVDGDPVNSSQETKARKPLAAAEVQVQELEDNPGYYSAKFFLRPHYQLEGLTVSLRLVSKLPSLKQNDS, from the coding sequence ATGAACGCACAAACCCAGAACACCGCGCTGCAGGAATTGCCGGAAGATCTATACCTTGAACAGGCCGATGGTTTGTCGGCCTTGCTGCAAAAGGAATTCAAGCCGAAGACGGATCAGGCAAGAGAAGCCGTAGAACATGCCGTCAAAACATTGGCCCAGCAAGCGCTGGAGCATTCGGTAACCATGTCTTCCGACGCTTATCAGTCCATCCAGGCGATCATTGCCGAGATAGACAACAAGCTTTCTGAACAGATCAACCTGATTCTGCATCACGAGCAGTTCCAACAGCTGGAAGGCGCCTGGCGTGGCCTGCACTATCTGGTCAATAACAGCGAAACCGATGAAATGCTGAAGATCAGGGCCATGTGCATTACCAAGAAGGAGCTGGGACGCACCCTCAAGCGCCATAAAGGCGTGGGCTGGGATCAAAGCCCCATTTTCAAACGCGTATACGAAGAAGAGTATGGCCAGTTTGGCGGCGAGCCACTGGGCTGCCTGGTGGGTGACTACTACTTTGACCATAGCCCGCAAGATATCGAGCTGCTGGGTGAAATTGCCAAGGTCTCGGCCGCTGCGCACTGCCCCTTTATTTCAGGCGCGTCGCCTGATGTCATGCAAATGGATTCCTGGCAGGAACTGGCCAACCCACGAGATCTGACCAATATATTCACCAATACCGAGTATGCAGCCTGGCGCAGCCTGCGCGAATCAGAAGATTCACGCTATGTGGGCTTGGCGATGCCGCGATTTCTGTCGCGGCTGCCTTATGGTGCCCGTACCAACCCGGTGGATGAGTTTGATTTTGAAGAGGAAACCGACGGCGCCAGCCACGATCGCTATACCTGGTCGAATTCCGCGTATGCGATGGCGGCCAACATCAACAGATCGTTCAAAGAATATGGCTGGTGCACCTCGATACGTGGAGTGGAGTCTGGCGGTGCGGTAGAGAATATGCTGTGCCACACCTTCCCGACGGATGACGGTGGCGTCGACATGAAGTGCCCCACCGAGATAGCCATTAGCGACAGGCGCGAGGCCGAGCTGGCCAAGAGCGGCTTCATGCCGCTCGTGCATCGCAAGAACTCCGACTTCGCCGCCTTTATTGGAGCACAGTCACTGCAGAAGCCGGCCGAATACTACGATGCCGACGCCTCGGCCAATGCCCGCTTGTCAGCGCGGCTGCCGTATCTGTTTGCCTGCTGCCGCTTTGCGCATTACCTGAAGTGCATTGTTCGCGACAAGATTGGTTCGTTCCGCGAGCGCGACGACATGGAGCGCTGGCTGAATGACTGGATCATGAATTATGTGGATGGAGATCCGGTCAATTCGTCACAGGAAACCAAGGCGCGCAAGCCATTGGCGGCCGCTGAGGTGCAAGTGCAAGAGCTGGAGGACAACCCAGGCTATTACTCTGCCAAGTTTTTTCTTCGACCTCATTATCAGCTTGAAGGGCTGACGGTCTCTTTACGGCTGGTGTCCAAACTGCCTTCGTTGAAACAGAACGACAGCTGA
- the tssB gene encoding type VI secretion system contractile sheath small subunit — translation MATSKSGQKFVARNRAPRVQIEYDVEIYGAERTINLPFVMGVMADLAGKSTQPQPEVAERKFMDVDIDNFDDRMKAIKPRVAFHVPNTLTGDGQLAVDIEFNSINDFSPATVANKVEALKGLLDARTELANLLTYMDGKTGAEELIGKVLENPALMGALAAAPKAPSETIEDSSDDDRTTKQA, via the coding sequence ATGGCGACCAGTAAAAGTGGACAGAAATTTGTAGCGCGTAACAGGGCGCCACGCGTACAGATCGAGTATGACGTTGAGATTTATGGCGCGGAACGCACCATAAATTTGCCTTTTGTCATGGGGGTTATGGCGGATCTGGCGGGCAAGTCGACGCAGCCTCAACCCGAGGTGGCCGAGCGCAAGTTCATGGATGTCGATATCGATAATTTCGATGATCGCATGAAGGCCATCAAGCCAAGGGTGGCATTTCATGTGCCCAATACGCTTACGGGCGATGGCCAGTTGGCGGTCGATATTGAATTCAACAGCATCAACGATTTCTCTCCTGCAACGGTAGCGAATAAGGTTGAGGCCTTGAAAGGCCTGCTGGATGCCCGCACGGAACTGGCCAACTTGCTGACTTACATGGACGGCAAGACCGGTGCGGAAGAGTTGATAGGCAAGGTGCTGGAAAACCCGGCCCTGATGGGCGCCCTTGCTGCTGCCCCCAAAGCCCCGTCAGAGACGATCGAAGATAGCAGTGACGACGATCGCACCACTAAACAGGCTTGA
- a CDS encoding type VI secretion system tube protein Hcp — MAVDMFMKIDGANGESKDANHKDWTDIQSFSWGATQPGAITSGGGGGIGKANFNDLHVVARIDKAAPAVMKHCANGKHLSKIELSLCKAGGSQIEYSKITLDDVLVTSVQIAADDKSEAVLVNYAFQAAKVKQQYWEQTESGGKGAESLVAWDIKQNKEA; from the coding sequence ATGGCAGTAGATATGTTCATGAAAATCGATGGCGCCAATGGCGAATCGAAGGATGCGAACCATAAGGATTGGACCGACATTCAATCGTTTTCCTGGGGCGCCACGCAGCCTGGCGCCATTACCTCCGGCGGTGGTGGCGGCATCGGCAAGGCCAACTTCAATGATCTGCATGTGGTTGCCCGCATCGACAAGGCGGCGCCCGCTGTCATGAAGCATTGCGCCAACGGCAAGCATCTGAGCAAGATCGAGTTGTCGCTGTGCAAGGCTGGCGGCAGCCAGATCGAATACTCCAAGATCACGCTGGACGATGTACTGGTGACTTCGGTACAGATTGCGGCAGACGACAAATCGGAAGCGGTATTGGTCAACTATGCCTTCCAGGCTGCCAAAGTCAAGCAGCAGTACTGGGAGCAGACGGAATCGGGTGGCAAGGGCGCAGAAAGCCTGGTTGCCTGGGACATCAAGCAGAACAAAGAAGCTTAA
- the tssE gene encoding type VI secretion system baseplate subunit TssE, with translation MTIRSHRVQGNNKIRGPGDDPRIARDRLQPALLDRLTDDAPRQRAESQQGMLTHAQLRLAVLRDLNWLLNTVSIESSHDLTQCSHVRTSSLNFGVRALAGKRMSEVDWVDLERAITEAIIHFEPRILADTISVQCITDTDVLEHHNILSFKIKGLLWCVPYHQEFLFRTVIDLESGHIDLSDMGAH, from the coding sequence ATGACGATCAGATCGCACAGAGTGCAAGGCAACAACAAAATTCGTGGTCCTGGTGATGATCCACGTATTGCACGTGACCGCCTGCAGCCTGCCTTGCTGGATCGTTTGACAGACGATGCGCCCAGGCAGCGCGCCGAATCTCAGCAGGGCATGCTGACGCATGCTCAATTACGCCTTGCCGTGCTGCGCGATTTGAACTGGCTGCTCAATACCGTAAGCATTGAGTCGTCGCACGATTTGACCCAATGCTCCCATGTCAGGACATCGTCCCTTAATTTTGGCGTACGCGCCCTGGCGGGCAAGCGGATGTCGGAAGTGGACTGGGTGGACCTTGAGCGCGCCATCACTGAAGCGATCATTCATTTTGAGCCACGCATACTGGCCGATACGATTTCCGTCCAGTGCATTACCGACACTGATGTACTGGAGCACCATAATATTCTGAGTTTCAAGATCAAAGGCCTGCTTTGGTGCGTGCCTTATCACCAGGAGTTCCTGTTCCGCACCGTCATAGACCTGGAAAGCGGCCATATCGATCTAAGTGACATGGGCGCCCACTGA